The Arachis ipaensis cultivar K30076 chromosome B07, Araip1.1, whole genome shotgun sequence genome includes a window with the following:
- the LOC107610121 gene encoding uncharacterized protein LOC107610121 codes for MGEQTLGQEQSLTPTPIDPPPQPPSNTPAAAPVIETTTVANATIAHVSPTESELSNNNAPPPPTNPTAPPSKIPLRPRKIRKLSPDPAVSQPQLSSAAITEPPKPTSSSNSSSAAKSASRSTKTAQQQQQQQQQQQRALAVPRVVARSLSCEGEVEIALRYLRNSDPLLSPLIDIHQAPTFDNFHTPFLALTRSILYQQLAYKAGTSIYTRFISLCGGEAGVVPETVLALTPQQLRQIGVSGRKASYLHDLARKYQNGILSDSAIVNMDDKSLFTMLTMVNGIGSWSVHMFMIFSLHRPDVLPINDLGVRKGVQLLYNLEDLPRPSQMDQLCEKWRPYRSVASWYMWRFVEAKGTPSSAVAVATGASLQHHQQEQQQQQQQHPSQPQLLDPINTMFNMGAACAWGQ; via the exons ATGGGTGAACAAACACTAGGTCAAGAACAATCCCTAACACCAACCCCGATTGACCCTCCACCTCAACCTCCCTCCAATACCCCCGCTGCCGCGCCTGTCATCGAGACCACCACCGTTGCCAACGCCACCATTGCTCATGTTTCCCCCACAGAATCCGAACTGAGCAACAATAATGCTCCTCCTCCGCCAACAAACCCTACCGCACCACCTTCCAAAATCCCCCTCCGCCCTCGCAAGATCCGGAAGCTCTCCCCTGACCCCGCCGTCTCCCAGCCTCAATTGTCCTCCGCCGCCATCACTGAACCTCCAAAACCAACCTCATCCTCCAACTCGTCCTCCGCAGCCAAGTCTGCCAGCCGGAGCACCAAAACCgctcagcagcagcagcagcaacagcaacaacaacaacgagCCCTAGCGGTTCCGAGGGTTGTAGCGAGGTCGCTATCGTGCGAAGGAGAGGTGGAGATCGCACTCCGCTACCTCCGCAACTCGGATCCGCTCCTCTCCCCTCTAATCGACATCCACCAAGCACCAACCTTCGACAATTTCCACACCCCTTTCCTTGCCCTAACGCGCAGCATTCTCTATCAGCAGCTCGCCTATAAGGCTGGAACCTCTATCTATACTCGATTCATCTCTCTCTGCGGCGGCGAAGCCGGCGTTGTTCCTGAAACCGTTCTTGCCCTAACTCCTCAGCAGCTCCGCCAAATTGGGGTTTCTGGAAGGAAGGCCAGTTACCTTCACGACTTGGCGAGGAAGTACCAGAATGGGATACTCTCCGATTCGGCCATTGTAAATATGGATGATAAATCTCTGTTCACCATGCTCACAATGGTGAACGGGATTGGGTCCTGGTCTGTTCATATGTTCATGATATTCTCACTCCATAGACCCGATGTTCTTCCCATCAACGATCTTGGAGTCCGCAAAGGGGTTCAGCTTCTCTACAATCTTGAGGACTTGCCCCGCCCTTCTCAGATGGATCAGTTGTGTGAGAAATGGAGGCCTTATCGCTCTGTTGCTTCGTGGTATATGTGGAGATTCGTTGAAGCCAAGGGAACGCCTTCTAGTGCGGTGGCTGTGGCCACTGGTGCGAGTTTGCAGCACCACCAGCAggagcagcagcagcaacagcagCAGCACCCTTCACAGCCTCAGCTTCTGGATCCCATAAACACCATGTTTAATATGGG GGCGGCCTGTGCTTGGGGACAATGA